One genomic segment of Candidatus Eisenbacteria bacterium includes these proteins:
- a CDS encoding acyl-CoA carboxylase subunit beta, producing the protein MTARERVAALVDPGSFEEMGVFVTHRCVDFGMRSKKIVGDGVISGFGRINGRPTYIFSQDFTVFGGTLSESNAKKICNIMDQAVQNGCPVIGLNDSGGARIQEGVLSLGGYADVFLRNTLASGVIPQISAVFGPCAGGAVYSPAITDFILMIKETSHMFVTGPDVIKAVTNEVVSFEDLGGAMSHASRSGVAHFATEDDLDCIETIKRLHSYLPQNNIENPPHVAPKDRPDRMDENLDTIVPMEPNKPYDMKEVVRKIVDDGEFFEVHEHFAQNIIVGFARLDGDTVGIVGNQPKILAGVLDINSSVKAARFVRFCDAFNIPLVTFEDVPGFLPGTAQEWGGIIKEGAKLLYAFCEATVPKLTVITRKAYGGAYDVMSSKHIRADYNVGWPSTELAVMGAGGAVNIIFRKQIKESKNPAAEQAKQVKNYNETFANPYIAAGLGYLDDVIEPRETRPKLIRALAVLKTKRQKNPPKKHGNIPL; encoded by the coding sequence ATGACAGCGAGAGAACGCGTCGCAGCCTTGGTTGATCCCGGAAGTTTTGAAGAAATGGGTGTTTTTGTAACACATCGTTGTGTCGATTTCGGAATGCGATCCAAGAAAATTGTCGGTGACGGTGTGATATCAGGATTCGGGCGCATCAATGGACGACCAACATATATCTTTTCACAGGATTTCACTGTATTCGGCGGCACTCTTTCCGAGTCAAACGCAAAGAAGATTTGCAACATCATGGATCAGGCGGTGCAAAACGGCTGTCCGGTTATCGGCTTAAACGATTCCGGAGGCGCCCGCATACAGGAGGGGGTGTTGAGTCTTGGCGGCTACGCTGATGTTTTCTTGAGAAATACCCTCGCCTCCGGCGTCATACCCCAAATTTCCGCCGTTTTCGGCCCTTGCGCGGGTGGAGCGGTCTACAGCCCGGCCATCACCGATTTCATCCTCATGATTAAAGAAACGAGCCATATGTTTGTCACAGGGCCGGATGTCATCAAAGCCGTGACCAACGAAGTTGTAAGTTTTGAGGATTTGGGTGGCGCAATGTCCCACGCATCAAGGAGCGGAGTCGCACATTTTGCAACTGAAGATGATTTAGATTGCATAGAGACCATCAAGAGACTTCATTCATACCTTCCACAAAACAATATCGAAAACCCGCCGCATGTCGCGCCAAAAGACCGGCCCGATCGGATGGATGAAAATCTGGACACCATCGTCCCGATGGAACCCAACAAACCGTACGATATGAAAGAGGTTGTGCGAAAGATCGTTGATGACGGCGAGTTTTTTGAAGTCCACGAGCATTTTGCCCAAAATATCATCGTCGGATTCGCCCGGTTGGATGGCGATACTGTCGGCATCGTCGGCAATCAACCAAAGATCCTTGCGGGCGTATTGGATATCAACTCATCCGTCAAAGCCGCACGATTCGTCCGATTCTGTGACGCTTTTAACATTCCACTGGTCACTTTTGAAGATGTCCCCGGATTCCTTCCCGGAACGGCACAGGAATGGGGAGGTATTATCAAAGAAGGCGCAAAACTCCTCTACGCATTTTGTGAAGCCACGGTGCCGAAACTCACTGTGATCACCCGCAAGGCTTACGGCGGCGCCTATGATGTTATGTCATCCAAGCATATTCGCGCCGATTACAATGTAGGTTGGCCTTCCACGGAACTCGCCGTGATGGGAGCCGGCGGCGCGGTCAATATTATTTTCCGGAAACAAATCAAAGAATCGAAAAATCCGGCGGCCGAACAGGCGAAACAGGTGAAAAATTACAATGAGACATTCGCCAATCCTTACATCGCAGCCGGTTTGGGGTATCTGGATGATGTCATCGAGCCCAGGGAAACCCGTCCGAAATTAATCCGGGCCCTCGCCGTCCTAAAAACCAAAAGGCAAAAGAACCCGCCGAAGAAACACGGGAACATCCCACTTTGA
- a CDS encoding enoyl-CoA hydratase/isomerase family protein produces the protein MSWETVILKKEAPLAIVTINRPDKLNALNAQSIRELKDLFRQLGEDDEVLVVILTGAGDKAFIAGADIKELSELNAQKAKELSHRGQVLCDIIEHLGKPVIAAVNGYALGGGCEIALSCTLRVASETARLGLPEVTLGLIPGYAGTQRLPRVVGKGRALAMILLGEPIKAQQALEFGLVNLVAPPDQLLEATKEMALKIASRGPLAVRYAMEAVHRGLEISFTEGCYLEANLFGLLAATEDMKEGTTAFLEKRKAVFKGC, from the coding sequence ATGAGTTGGGAAACCGTCATACTTAAAAAAGAAGCGCCATTGGCCATTGTGACCATAAATCGTCCGGATAAGCTCAATGCCCTGAATGCCCAGTCCATTCGCGAGTTGAAGGATCTCTTCAGGCAACTGGGCGAAGATGATGAGGTCTTGGTCGTGATCCTTACCGGAGCAGGAGATAAGGCCTTTATCGCCGGCGCCGACATCAAAGAACTATCGGAACTCAACGCACAGAAAGCCAAGGAGCTTTCCCACCGCGGGCAAGTCTTGTGTGACATCATTGAGCATCTCGGAAAACCGGTCATTGCGGCTGTGAACGGTTATGCCCTGGGCGGGGGTTGCGAAATCGCTCTCTCTTGTACACTGCGTGTGGCCAGTGAAACGGCGCGGTTGGGGTTGCCGGAAGTGACCCTCGGTCTTATCCCCGGCTATGCCGGCACACAGCGGTTGCCCCGCGTTGTGGGTAAGGGGCGGGCTCTGGCGATGATATTGTTGGGGGAGCCTATCAAGGCCCAGCAGGCGTTGGAATTCGGTCTGGTCAATCTGGTCGCTCCGCCGGATCAACTCCTCGAAGCGACGAAGGAGATGGCGTTGAAGATCGCCTCAAGGGGTCCCCTGGCCGTTCGTTATGCCATGGAGGCGGTTCACCGCGGCCTGGAAATCTCTTTTACGGAGGGTTGCTATCTCGAGGCCAATCTTTTTGGTCTGTTAGCGGCGACGGAAGATATGAAAGAGGGAACAACGGCTTTTCTGGAGAAGAGAAAAGCGGTATTCAAAGGGTGCTGA
- the clpP gene encoding ATP-dependent Clp endopeptidase proteolytic subunit ClpP, whose amino-acid sequence MALVPIVVEQSSRGERAYDIFSRLLKDRIIFIGGIIDDVSANLIIAQLLFLEAEDPDRDIHLYINSPGGVVSAGMAIYDTMQFVRPDVASTCIGQASSMAALLLAAGAAGKRSALPHARVMIHQPMGGSRGQATDLAIYTKEILKLREQIQEVLATHTGQPIDIIKKDTDRNFFLSADEAKEYGIIDEVIVKKS is encoded by the coding sequence ATGGCCCTGGTTCCCATCGTGGTGGAACAGTCGAGCCGAGGAGAGCGGGCTTACGATATCTTTTCAAGGCTTCTCAAGGATCGGATCATCTTCATCGGAGGGATCATTGATGATGTCTCCGCCAACCTGATCATCGCTCAATTGCTATTTCTCGAGGCCGAGGATCCGGATCGCGACATCCACCTCTACATCAACTCTCCCGGGGGTGTTGTTTCAGCCGGCATGGCCATTTACGACACGATGCAATTCGTTCGGCCTGATGTTGCCTCGACCTGTATCGGGCAGGCTTCCTCTATGGCGGCTCTCCTGCTGGCGGCTGGTGCCGCGGGCAAGAGATCAGCATTGCCCCATGCCCGGGTCATGATTCATCAGCCCATGGGCGGCAGCCGGGGACAGGCTACCGATCTGGCGATTTACACAAAGGAGATCCTGAAACTCCGCGAGCAGATTCAGGAGGTCCTCGCAACTCATACAGGGCAACCAATAGATATCATTAAAAAAGACACGGACCGCAACTTCTTCCTTTCAGCCGATG
- a CDS encoding methyltransferase domain-containing protein has translation MLLEYYKYLLRQGPAAFSRGVPYARCAEYPAVVRALDLRPEDRLLDIGTRFSPIAQILALRYGCRVWAADPEPGFAAAQLKMADRVPATRRLVAEGRLNFLEKDAADLPFDDGFFNKISVISVLEHIPDESHAVGELARVLDQAGRLVISVPYDPWRDEPRYYRSQVYIKGDMPKKQFYMRYYNDKNLHDRIVRYCKHELVKTEYIGEPGFNAHNLIFGNQKIPWVLRRIFFQPFAPLLASVFIKNLEPEQFRKKKKMYTADTAILVFGAGVDCV, from the coding sequence ATGCTCCTCGAATACTATAAGTACCTCCTCCGGCAGGGTCCTGCTGCCTTCTCAAGGGGAGTGCCCTATGCCCGGTGCGCCGAATATCCGGCTGTCGTGCGCGCTCTGGACCTCCGTCCGGAAGACAGGCTCCTCGACATTGGAACCCGTTTTTCACCGATTGCGCAGATTCTGGCGCTGCGGTACGGGTGCCGGGTCTGGGCGGCCGATCCGGAGCCGGGCTTTGCCGCGGCTCAGCTCAAAATGGCGGATCGTGTGCCGGCGACAAGACGGCTCGTTGCGGAAGGGCGATTGAATTTTCTGGAGAAGGATGCGGCGGACCTCCCTTTTGACGATGGTTTCTTTAATAAAATTTCCGTGATCAGTGTTCTCGAACATATCCCGGATGAATCACACGCTGTGGGCGAGTTAGCCCGTGTTTTGGATCAGGCCGGCCGATTGGTCATTTCCGTGCCCTATGATCCATGGAGAGATGAACCCCGTTACTACCGTTCCCAGGTCTATATAAAGGGGGATATGCCGAAGAAACAATTTTATATGCGGTATTATAACGATAAGAACCTTCACGATCGGATTGTGCGATATTGCAAACACGAACTGGTTAAGACTGAATATATAGGAGAGCCGGGATTCAATGCTCACAATCTTATCTTTGGGAATCAAAAGATTCCATGGGTTTTGAGAAGGATTTTTTTTCAGCCATTTGCTCCGCTTCTTGCTTCGGTTTTTATTAAAAATCTCGAGCCGGAGCAGTTCCGTAAAAAAAAGAAAATGTACACGGCAGATACCGCTATTCTTGTTTTCGGGGCGGGAGTGGACTGTGTGTGA
- a CDS encoding class I SAM-dependent methyltransferase, with amino-acid sequence MSHSDQEFFENPETWDTFTLTPAVKGKIQQFRVMIPCGVSRILDLGCGNGVVTNILAHDYKMTGIDFSRSGLGFVQVPKICASSADLPLRSGGFDLLLCSELLEHLEDDDLYKTVKEILRLDLEYILVSVPNNENIHLNELKCPVCSTIFNASHHHRAFSRKSLAVLFEGYRIRGSRVGGMFVRNYPLPLLKIKRRWGRRWFQVPKGRTVMCPRCRSTEFPRSSYSPISFFCDGVNKLISRRRPYWLTLLLERESATPEA; translated from the coding sequence ATGAGTCACTCCGATCAAGAGTTTTTTGAAAATCCTGAGACCTGGGACACTTTTACATTGACTCCCGCTGTAAAGGGAAAGATACAACAATTCCGGGTTATGATTCCGTGCGGAGTTTCCCGGATCCTTGATTTGGGGTGCGGCAACGGGGTGGTCACAAATATTCTTGCCCATGATTATAAAATGACCGGGATTGATTTTAGTCGTTCGGGCTTGGGTTTTGTACAAGTTCCGAAGATTTGCGCCTCTTCGGCCGATCTCCCGCTTCGTTCGGGAGGCTTTGATCTTCTTCTCTGCAGTGAGTTGTTGGAGCACCTCGAAGATGACGACTTGTACAAAACTGTAAAAGAGATTCTTCGGCTCGATCTGGAGTATATTCTTGTCTCTGTCCCCAATAATGAAAATATCCATCTTAATGAATTAAAGTGCCCTGTTTGTTCAACTATTTTTAATGCCTCTCATCATCATCGCGCCTTTTCTCGAAAGTCGCTGGCGGTTCTTTTTGAAGGATATCGGATACGCGGCAGCCGTGTCGGAGGAATGTTCGTCAGAAATTACCCGCTGCCGCTCCTCAAGATAAAGAGAAGATGGGGTCGGCGATGGTTCCAGGTCCCGAAGGGCCGCACCGTCATGTGCCCGCGTTGTCGGAGCACTGAATTCCCGAGGAGTTCCTACAGCCCCATTTCCTTCTTCTGCGATGGGGTGAACAAACTCATCAGTCGGCGGAGGCCCTACTGGCTCACGCTTCTTTTAGAACGGGAATCCGCAACACCTGAAGCGTAG
- the tig gene encoding trigger factor — protein sequence MIQVDVKDTGTWQKTLHITVPVERVEKEYADAVNRLRRELKIPGFRPGKAPQSLIRARFGSTIQSDLVNQLVPKAIEEAVKEAELDPIGDPKIEDLKFEPNEPMSFQVTMEIWPEIEVKGIDEIELEQEIPQTTAEQIEAALAEIRESRADLVPAERQSIKGDILKADLEPVDVHGQRMAKMERQEIQMEVGGENLLKEFKEASVGLSAGEERFIEVEYPKDYSEESLRGQKRRYRLLAKEIQEKKLKPLDDDFAREVDPGLDLAGLREKIRERLEADAEARSQARLEESLMDRLIQLNPLPLTPGMVQRGLDSVRERSEKEGRPISSEDVEGRVRPMVERTQRRQILLTSVAKCEGIKVTEEDLNERLEALVRQTGIPLAKLRSSILKSEDLVRMQDNIMERKTIDFLLKKIKVHQFVQNEQKGEKRSKGGIILP from the coding sequence ATGATCCAGGTTGATGTCAAAGATACCGGGACCTGGCAAAAGACCTTGCACATCACGGTGCCTGTCGAACGTGTTGAGAAGGAATACGCGGATGCCGTCAACCGGCTACGACGGGAACTGAAGATCCCCGGATTCCGTCCCGGGAAGGCCCCACAGAGCCTCATTCGGGCTCGATTCGGCTCCACGATCCAAAGTGATCTCGTGAACCAATTGGTACCGAAGGCGATCGAAGAGGCGGTCAAAGAGGCCGAGCTGGATCCGATAGGAGATCCTAAGATAGAGGATCTCAAATTCGAACCCAATGAACCGATGAGCTTCCAGGTCACGATGGAAATCTGGCCGGAGATCGAGGTGAAGGGTATAGACGAGATCGAGTTGGAACAGGAAATTCCTCAAACGACGGCCGAACAGATTGAAGCCGCCCTTGCTGAAATCAGGGAGAGTCGAGCTGACCTGGTTCCGGCTGAACGTCAATCTATTAAAGGAGATATACTCAAGGCGGATTTGGAGCCGGTGGATGTCCATGGTCAGAGAATGGCAAAAATGGAACGGCAGGAGATCCAAATGGAGGTGGGCGGCGAGAATCTTCTGAAGGAATTCAAGGAAGCCTCGGTGGGACTCAGCGCTGGTGAGGAGCGCTTTATTGAAGTTGAGTACCCCAAAGATTATTCGGAGGAGAGCCTTCGGGGACAAAAACGTCGTTACCGGCTACTGGCCAAAGAGATTCAGGAAAAGAAGCTCAAGCCACTTGACGATGATTTTGCTCGAGAGGTGGATCCTGGGCTGGATCTTGCCGGGTTACGAGAAAAGATCCGGGAGCGGCTGGAAGCCGACGCTGAAGCCAGATCCCAGGCCCGGTTGGAAGAATCCTTGATGGACCGGTTGATCCAACTGAATCCCTTGCCACTCACCCCTGGAATGGTCCAGAGGGGGTTGGACTCGGTTCGGGAACGAAGCGAGAAAGAAGGGCGACCCATCTCATCGGAAGATGTGGAAGGCCGGGTTAGGCCAATGGTTGAGCGGACCCAGAGACGCCAGATTCTACTGACCTCGGTTGCGAAGTGCGAGGGAATCAAAGTCACGGAAGAGGATCTGAACGAGCGGTTGGAGGCTCTTGTGCGGCAAACAGGGATTCCCCTGGCCAAGCTCCGAAGCTCGATTCTCAAGTCCGAGGATCTGGTTCGGATGCAGGATAATATTATGGAACGAAAAACCATCGATTTCCTGCTCAAGAAAATAAAGGTTCACCAATTCGTTCAGAATGAGCAGAAGGGTGAAAAGCGGTCCAAAGGCGGCATTATTCTCCCCTGA